A part of Clarias gariepinus isolate MV-2021 ecotype Netherlands chromosome 14, CGAR_prim_01v2, whole genome shotgun sequence genomic DNA contains:
- the LOC128541162 gene encoding integrin alpha-M-like — MDSDFPLYIFLISVSQSVVAFNIDPNPWKNFKQNQNTAFGYKVIQKDNTSLIVSDPLIRSGNRTGKVYSCEFLQGGCTPIQMNEPPEAVNMSLGLSMNKDRQSSNVVVCGPTIPKVCKNFTTYNGMCFTLINSKKTSGPIPNTLRACPPPTDIAFLLDGSGSINFWDFKTMKNFVINMVNGLKDWDFQFAVAQFSFQCVLHIKFNTFQGTNQIEQINQFQGGTYTAEAIQTVVDQLFTTQAGVREYANKVLVVITDGQSNGGYDLRTAVQNAERKNIVRYAIGVGNAFSISSAEMELKTIASDPDDKHVFKVNDFSVLTAIQDTLAEDIIAIEGTQTSGESTRMEFAQDGFSADFVTNGNIIISAVGAYQWKGGYQKYSNSGAPVSSFQKGNGNDSYLGYSMTVAKRNWGYVIIQGAPRDNHIGKVITSENGVVQTINPPEPQIGAYYGAELCVVDLNLDNITDLLLVSAPMHNEGDEEGKVFIYTFITFGRESQAQHIQTVKGIPGQRGRFGMTLASPADLDGDSRRDVVVGAPLEENGQGSIYIFNGRTQDISPTFSQRISGSSMQIGLQYFGFSLSQSALDHSKDTLPDLAVGSKGAVIILRSRPIVSLVITVTYTPSKIPTRDNDCKNPLPNTLQLCFTMSALNPGMTDLSASINYTLKLDAKRQSYRAFFSPKQVKSNGTMTLSLKKNCMDHGFFIEACPNDALNPLSNELVYTFEGLPRTIDSLQPMLHPSMKNTSYYNLDFEINCGDDQICVDKLKVDFNFSGYTVIQVGIMQEINVTVFIENREENSYNCRVILQYPFGLSFRKFTTKQGRLECVSVDSDDKAAMGETTCYISKPIFKNNSLAIFDITYNINKDSNFDRMVTFTASAFSDNSNHSHESEVYKNKTIDVKYAIYITLIRDENSTIYMNFTAGENDLNKPVQQIFKVENDLRDLTVDIFIRVPIQLGAKDIWANNSLQIQDCNTDKDEQPTIQDFVAALKKNPEVNCSVAVCRVFKCVANLFKMQTKFYNITGNISSEWIEQTGLRSAVFELVSTATLGYNKTTYIYYSSDSTNTAPIGKINTQVEVYEEKFPLKETIGGVIGGLVLLALITLGLYKAGFFKSNYKKLLEEAGARAEATGGATGGPRED; from the exons TGTCTCAGTCAGTGGTGGCTTTTAACATTGATCCAAATCCATGGAAAAATttcaaacaaaaccaaaacacaGCCTTTGGCTACAAAGTGATACAGAAAGACAACACAAG TTTAATTGTGAGTGATCCCTTAATCCGAAGTGGAAATAGGACTGGCAAAGTGTACAGCTGTGAGTTTTTACAAGGAGGATGCACACCAATACAAATGAACG AACCCCCTGAGGCTGTCAACATGTCCCTTGGACTTTCAATGAATAAAGATCGTCAGTCTTCAAATGTAGTG gtcTGTGGCCCAACCATTCCCAAGGTTTGTAAGAATTTTACTACATACAACGGCATGTGTTTTACACTGattaacagcaaaaaaacatcaggaCCAATACCAAATACTCTGAGAG CTTGCCCACCACCAACAGACATCGCATTCTTGTTGGACGGCTCTGGAAGTATAAACTTCTGGGATTTTAAAACAATGAAGAATTTTGTGATAAACATGGTGAATGGTTTAAAAGACTGGGATTTTCAG tttgcAGTTGCACAGTTTTCCTTTCAATGTGTATTACACATAAAATTCAACACCTTTCAAGGGACCAATCAAATAGAACAGATCAACCAATTTCAGGGTGGTACCTACACAGCTGAGGCTATCCAAACAGTTGT gGATCAATTATTTACCACACAGGCTGGGGTGAGAGAATATGCTAACAAAGTGTTGGTGGTCATCACTGACGGTCAATCAAATGGTGGGTATGACCTGAGAACTGCTGTTCAGAACGCAGAGAGGAAGAACATTGTTCGCTATGCTATAGGG gTCGGAAATGCCTTTAGCATTTCTTCAGCAGAGATGGAGTTGAAAACTATTGCATCTGATCCAGATGATAAACATGTATTTAAAGTAAATGATTTTTCTGTATTGACGGCAATCCAGGACACACTGGCAGAGGATATCATTGCAATTGAGG gAACCCAGACTTCTGGAGAATCCACCAGGATGGAATTTGCACAGGACGGCTTCAGTGCAGACTTTGTTACAAAT GGAAACATAATAATAAGTGCAGTTGGAGCATATCAGTGGAAAGGTGGCTATCAAAAGTACAGCAACAGTGGAGCACCAGTGAGCAGCTTTCAGAAGGGCAACGGTAATGACAGTTATTTAG GTTATTCCATGACAGTTGCAAAAAGAAACTGGGGCTACGTTATCATTCAGGGAGCTCCAAGAGATAATCACATAGGAAAAGTGATTACATCAGAAAATGGAGTTGTTCAGACAATAAATCCTCCTgag CCTCAAATTGGTGCCTATTATGGTGCTGAGTTATGTGTGGTGGACTTGAATTTGGACAACATTACGGATCTTCTACTTGTTTCTGCCCCAATGCATAATGAGGGGGATGAGGAAGGAAAAGTCTTTATCTACACCTTTATCACATTTGGTAGAGAGTCCCAG GCACAACACATACAAACAGTAAAAGGAATACCAGGACAAAGGGGGAGGTTTGGCATGACGTTGGCGAGCCCCGCTGATCTAGATGGGGACAGTCGGAGGGATGTAGTAGTAGGAGCGCCTCTAGAGGAGAACGGCCAGGGCAGCATCTACATCTTTAATGGAAGAACACAAGACATTAGCCCAACTTTCTCACAG AGGATCAGCGGCTCGTCCATGCAAATTGGGCTGCAATATTTTGGTTTTTCTCTGAGTCAGTCTGCTCTGGACCATAGTAAAGACACACTGCCCGATCTTGCTGTCGGTTCCAAAGGAGCAGTCATCATTCTAAG ATCTAGACCCATTGTGAGTTTGGTGATCACAGTAACTTACACACCGTCCAAAATCCCCACCAGAGACAACGACTGCAAAAATCCTTTGCCAAACACATTACAACTGTGTTTTACTATGAGTGCCTTAAATCCTGGGATGACAG ACTTGTCTGCAAgtataaattatacattaaaaCTTGATGCCAAACGACAAAGCTACCGAGCATTCTTTTCACCGAAGCAAGTCAAATCAAATGGCACAATGACTTTATCACTAAAGAAGAATTGCATGGATCATGGGTTTTTCATAGAg GCCTGCCCCAATGATGCCCTAAACCCATTATCTAATGAGTTAGTGTATACATTTGAGGGTCTCCCTAGAACAATTGACAGTTTACAGCCGATGCTGCATCCTTCTATGAAGAACACCTCCTATTATAAT ctggattttgaaataaactgcGGAGATGATCAAATCTGTGTTGATAAACTCAaagtggattttaatttttCTGG atacacagttatacaagTCGGAATTATGcaagaaataaatgtaactgtCTTCATAGAAAACAGAGAGGAAAATTCATACAATTGTCGAGTAATCCTTCAATATCCATTTGGACTTTCCTTCAGGAAATTTACCACTAAACAG GGTAGACTAGAGTGTGTTTCTGTGGACAGTGATGACAAAGCTGCAATGGGGGAAACTACTTGTTACATCAGCAAACCCATCTTTAAGAATAATAGCCTG GCTATCTTTGATAttacatacaatataaataaagatagtAACTTTGACAGGATGGTGACATTTACTGCATCTGCTTTCAG TGACAATAGCAACCATTCACATGAGAGTGAagtatacaaaaacaaaaccattgATGTTAAATATGCCATCTACATTACACTGATCAG GGATGAGAATTCCACCATCTACATGAACTTTACTGCAGGGGAAAATGACCTTAATAAGCCTGTCCAGCAAATATTCaag GTGGAGAATGACCTCAGGGATTTGACTGTTGACATTTTTATCAGAGTACCCATACAATTAGGAGCTAAAGACATCTGGGCTAATAACAGCTTGCAG ATTCAAGACTGCAATACAGACAAAGATGAACAACCCACAATTCAAGATTTTGTGGCAGCTctgaaaaaaaaccctgaggtG AATTGCTCTGTAGCGGTGTGCAGAGTGTTTAAATGTGTTGCAAATCTCTTTAAAATGCAAACGAAATTCTACAACATCACTGGTAATATCAGCTCTGAATGGATTGAACag ACCGGACTACGATCAGCAGTTTTTGAGCTGGTCAGTACTGCAACACTGGGCTATAACAAAACAACATATATCTACTACTCTTCTGACTCTACAAACACTGCACCCATTGGCAAG